The genomic region TATCAACGGTCCCATCGTGACCATCACCCTCCCCGGTGTAGCCAACGGGGAACAGGTCAAGATCGGAGAGTTGGGTCTCTATGGCGAAGTGATCTCCCTACAGGGCAGCGAAGCATTGGTACAGATCTATGAATCCACGGAGATGGTGCGTCCCGGCGAGCCGGTAGAGGGGCTGAGCCATCCCCTCTCAGTGGAACTTGGACCCGGCCTGATGGGCGGTATCTTTGACGGGGTGCAGCGTCCACTTGAAAAGATGTTTCTGCAGGCGGGTGATCAGATTCCAAGAGGACTGAGTCCGGACGCGCTGGACCGGGAGTCTCAATGGACCTTCACGCCGACGGAATCCCTGGAACCCAACACGCAAGTCAGTGGTGGCATCCAGCTGGGCAGTGTGCAGGAGACCGAGTCGGTGCTGCATCGTATCCTGGTGCCGCCGGATGTCAGCGGCGAACTGATTGAGATTGCTCCCGAGGGAGACTATAGCCTCGATCAGACCATTGCCCGGGTAAAAACAGCGGATGGTAAGATACGCAGACTCCAACTCTTTCATCGCTGGCCGGTGCGCCAACCCCGCCCCTATCTGCACCGGGATCACAGCTCCGACCCCCTGATTACCGGCCAGCGCATCCTCGACACTTTCTTCCCCCTCCTGAAAGGCGGCAAGGGCGCTGTGCCCGGCCCCTTCGGCGCCGGCAAAACCATGGTGCAGCACCAGGTGGCACGCTGGTCAAATGCGGATATCGTCATCTATGTCGGTTGCGGCGAGCGTGGTAACGAACTGGTCGATGTACTCGACAGCTTCCCCAAGCTCAAAGACCCTTACACCGGGCGATCCCTGATGGAACGCACCCTGTTGGTGGCAAATACCTCCAACATGCCGGTAGTGGCCCGCGAAGCGTCCATCTACGTCGGCATCACTATTGCCGAATACTATCGTGACCAGGGGCATGACGTGGTGATGCTGGCAGACTCCACCAGCCGTTGGGCCGAGGCCCTGCGGGAGGTCTCTGGACGTTTGGGGCAGATGCCCGTCGAAGAGGGTTACCCGGCCTATCTCGCCTCCCGCCTCTCCGCGTTCTATGAACGGGCGGGACGGGTCGAAACCCACGACTGCGGCAAGGGTTCAGTGAGCCTGATCGGTGCGGTGTCGCCACCCGGAGGCGACTTTTCAGAGCCGGTCACCAGCCACACCAAAGAGATCATCCAGACCTTCTGGGCGCTCTCCAAGGAGCTGGCGGACGCCCGCCACTATCCGGCAATCGACTGGGTCGACAGCTTCTCCGCAGATGTCTCTACCGCCGCCACCTGGTGGCACGAACAGGTCGACAGGGATTGGGAAAAGCGCAGGGGGCAGGCCCTGGGCATGCTCGCCAGGGATGCGGAGCTCTCCCGCATCGTCAATCTGGTGGGACCGGAGGCGCTCTCTTCCGCCCAGCGCTGGATATTGGAGGGCGCCGCCCTGATCAAAGAGGGGGTGCTGCAGCAGAGCGCGCTCGATCCTGTGGATACCTTCTCCTCTCCAGAGAAACAGTTCCTCCTGCTGGATACACTTCTCACAATCTATGATCAGGGCGCCGACCTGATCGAACTGGGTGTGCCGGTGCAGGAGTTGAGGGATCTGCCGATTCTGGCCAAGTTGCGACGCTGCAAGGAGGTCTACGACTCCGACCAGCTAGATCAGCTGCGGGTATTCCGCGAACAGGCCATCAAAAGCTTTGAATCCATCCGGTCCGAATACGCTCAGCGTGGGGAGCAGACATCATGAGTGCCAAGGAGTACCGCACCGTCTCCTCTGCCCGGGGAGGACTACTGACCGTCAGTCAGGTTCCGGGAATCGCTTTCGGCGACCGGGTGGAGATCCGGGACAGTCAGGGCAGGAGGCGCAATGGTCAGGTTATTCGAAGTTCAGGCATTGAGGTATTGATACAGGTTTTCGAGGGAACCGACCACCTCGATCTGGAGAACACATGGGTGCGTTTTCTGGACACTCCACTGGAGATCAGCCTCTCTCCTGAGATCCTGGGGCGCGTCTTCGACGGACTGGGGGAACCCAAAGACGGTCGTCCGCCAGTGGTCTCCCGTCTGCATCGGGGCATCAATGCCAACGCCTTCAATCCGGCGGCGCGCACCTACCCCCGCGAGTTCATCCAGACCGGCATTTCCACCATCGACGGCCTTAATTCCCTGGTGCGGGGGCAGAAACTGCCGATCTTCTCCGCCTCGGGATTGCCCCATAACAGACTTGCCGCCCAGATCGTGCGGCAAGCCAAACTACCGGATGAAGAGAGTCGCTTCTCCATCGTTTTCGCGGCGATGGGCGTCTCCTACTCCGACGCACGTTTCTTCCAGGAGGAGTTCGCCTCCTCCGGTGTGCTCGGCAACGTGGTGATGTTCATCAATATGGCGGATGACCCGCCGGTTGAACGGCTCACTCTTCCACGCATGGCGCTCACCGCCGCAGAGTACCTGGCCTTCGACCTCGACCGCCATGTGCTGGTTGTCATGACAGACATGACCCACTACGCGGAAGCATTACGGGAAGTGGCCACCGCCAAAGGCGACGTACCTGCACGCAAGGGCTATCCCGGCTATCTCTATTCCGACCTGGCGGAGATCTACGAGCGTTCCGGCCGGATCAAGGACCGCCACGGATCGATCACCCTGGTGCCGGTGCTGTCGATGCCCAGCGACGACATCACTCATCCGATTCCCGACCTCACCGGTTACATCACCGAAGGGCAGATCGTGTTGAGCCGGGAACTGCACAATCAGGGGGTCTATCCGCCGGTACATATCTCACCCTCGCTCTCCCGCCTGATGAAGGACGGCATCGGCAAGGACTTCACCCGGGAGGATCATCCCCATGTCTCGAATCAGCTCTATGCCCTCTATGCCAGGGCATTGGAGACCCGCAACCTGGCCTCAATCATCGGTGCGGATGAACTCTCTGCCAGAGACCAGCGTTATCTCGAATTTGCCGACGCATTCGAGAAACGTTTCGTGGCTCAGGACGAAGATGAAGACCGCAGCATTGTGGAGACCCTGAACCTGGCCTGGGAGTTACTCTCCCTGCTGCCGACGACAGCCCTGACCCGTGTCACCGAGACCGAGATGGCCAAATACCACCGTCATGCCGGCAGCGAACTCCAGCAGCCTGAGCAGAAGGAACCCTTGGCATGACGGCCCAACTTATCAAGGCCCCACCGACCAAAAACACGCTCCTCAACCTGAAACGGCAGCTGCGCTTTCTGGATGAGGGGCATAGCCTGCTGGAGCGCAAGCGTGAGTTGCTGACCCGACTGGTCTATTCACGCCTGACCGAATACAGAAAACTCCGTGCCCAGGCACACGGCGCTATCAAACTGGCTTATCACTGGCTGAGCCTGGCGCAACTTCGTATGGGCAATCGCGCACTGCTCCAGGCCGCGTTGGGTATCGAACCGGTGCTGGAGATGAAGATCCTGCCGAGACGCAATCTCGGCGTGGAATTCCCATCCGTCACTGCGAAACTGCGCCCACTGAAGCCCGTCGGCCTGCTCGGCACCGATCCCAGTTTTGACGAAACCCGGTTACATTTTGCCGAAACCGCCCTTCTATTGGCCAAACTGGGGGAGGCAGAAATGAGTCTGGGGCGTCTGATTTCAGAACAACGCAAGGCACAAAAGCGGGTTAACGCCTTGAAATACAACATTATTCCACGATATAAGAACACTATCCGCTTCATTGAAAACTCCCTTGAGGAGGAGGAACGTAACACCCTCTTTCAGGTAAAGATTCTCAGGGAACAGCAGCGCATCTGATTACCCCCATCACCCTTCCGAACCGTCTGATAAACCGTTATCATTCGTCGGGATAACAACCATTCTCATGGACGATATCTTCAAGGTGAATCTACTATTCCGAGCCGGCTTCAAACCCGGTGACTCAGAGTACCCCATTCGATATGAGTAGTGACAACACAGACGTTGGCATCCGCAAGGCAGAACTGTTGCATGCCTTTATGCAGCAGGTTCCGGGACGGATTGCCGCAATCCTGGAGAACTGGCATCGACTGGTGCAGAGTGACTGGGATTCGGAGATTTTCGCCAAGCTGCGCGAGCGCATCAGCACCATTGCGGAGGCTGCTGACAAGTTTGGCGTCAAACAGATAGAAAACAGCGCCCAATCTCTACAGGCACATCTGTCACAACACACCGGGACAATGAAAAAACCGGTGCATGACGAGATCGTTACCCTTGACGGGTTGGTACACGCGTTCAAGGACGCGGCCCTCGACTCATGCAAGCAGCTGCCGGCGAAACCGCCAACGGAGAGAGAGCAACCTGCCGCCCCCGCATCCACCGAGGCATGCAGGATCTACCTCCTCGGCATTGATGACTCGCAGATCCCAGGACTACGCAAACATCTGGCGGCCATGCAATACGAGATCGGCACGTTTGCCAACCCCTCGGACCTGCTGGAAAAAGCAGCGGGAGGCACCTCTCAAACCTGCGCCCTCATCAGTCATATCCGCTGGTTACCTGAACTCTTTCCTGAATCCAGGCAGGGGGGGCTCTGGCGCGAAAAAGAGGGCAGCAACACCGGCATGCCTGTCGCATTCATCGCCGACTCCAGCGATCTGCAGACACGTTTGCAGGCAATGCGCACCAATGCCAGCGCCTTCTGGGCCAAACCGATCGATGCCTATACTGTTGCCCAACGGATGGTTGAGCTGACGTCACAGCAACGCCATGTCCCAT from Gammaproteobacteria bacterium (ex Lamellibrachia satsuma) harbors:
- a CDS encoding V-type ATP synthase subunit A produces the protein MTKQGIIKDINGPIVTITLPGVANGEQVKIGELGLYGEVISLQGSEALVQIYESTEMVRPGEPVEGLSHPLSVELGPGLMGGIFDGVQRPLEKMFLQAGDQIPRGLSPDALDRESQWTFTPTESLEPNTQVSGGIQLGSVQETESVLHRILVPPDVSGELIEIAPEGDYSLDQTIARVKTADGKIRRLQLFHRWPVRQPRPYLHRDHSSDPLITGQRILDTFFPLLKGGKGAVPGPFGAGKTMVQHQVARWSNADIVIYVGCGERGNELVDVLDSFPKLKDPYTGRSLMERTLLVANTSNMPVVAREASIYVGITIAEYYRDQGHDVVMLADSTSRWAEALREVSGRLGQMPVEEGYPAYLASRLSAFYERAGRVETHDCGKGSVSLIGAVSPPGGDFSEPVTSHTKEIIQTFWALSKELADARHYPAIDWVDSFSADVSTAATWWHEQVDRDWEKRRGQALGMLARDAELSRIVNLVGPEALSSAQRWILEGAALIKEGVLQQSALDPVDTFSSPEKQFLLLDTLLTIYDQGADLIELGVPVQELRDLPILAKLRRCKEVYDSDQLDQLRVFREQAIKSFESIRSEYAQRGEQTS
- a CDS encoding V-type ATP synthase subunit B — its product is MSAKEYRTVSSARGGLLTVSQVPGIAFGDRVEIRDSQGRRRNGQVIRSSGIEVLIQVFEGTDHLDLENTWVRFLDTPLEISLSPEILGRVFDGLGEPKDGRPPVVSRLHRGINANAFNPAARTYPREFIQTGISTIDGLNSLVRGQKLPIFSASGLPHNRLAAQIVRQAKLPDEESRFSIVFAAMGVSYSDARFFQEEFASSGVLGNVVMFINMADDPPVERLTLPRMALTAAEYLAFDLDRHVLVVMTDMTHYAEALREVATAKGDVPARKGYPGYLYSDLAEIYERSGRIKDRHGSITLVPVLSMPSDDITHPIPDLTGYITEGQIVLSRELHNQGVYPPVHISPSLSRLMKDGIGKDFTREDHPHVSNQLYALYARALETRNLASIIGADELSARDQRYLEFADAFEKRFVAQDEDEDRSIVETLNLAWELLSLLPTTALTRVTETEMAKYHRHAGSELQQPEQKEPLA
- a CDS encoding V-type ATP synthase subunit D, which translates into the protein MTAQLIKAPPTKNTLLNLKRQLRFLDEGHSLLERKRELLTRLVYSRLTEYRKLRAQAHGAIKLAYHWLSLAQLRMGNRALLQAALGIEPVLEMKILPRRNLGVEFPSVTAKLRPLKPVGLLGTDPSFDETRLHFAETALLLAKLGEAEMSLGRLISEQRKAQKRVNALKYNIIPRYKNTIRFIENSLEEEERNTLFQVKILREQQRI